In Emys orbicularis isolate rEmyOrb1 chromosome 12, rEmyOrb1.hap1, whole genome shotgun sequence, one genomic interval encodes:
- the LOC135886107 gene encoding olfactory receptor 10A4-like, with protein MTGGNDTVIMEFTLLGLFHHPELQPLLFLAFLTIYILTLMGNALVILATVSDPVLRTPMYFFLRNLAFLEICYTSVTIPKMLVNLLLEKKTISFSGCATQMYFFLFFGTAVCYLLAVMSYDRYVAICNPLHYPALMSRRLCLLLVSGCWVTGMFVSLGQTALIFSVPFCGSNVINHFFCDVPPLVNLLCPDSRVNEVEKVLINVLVIVIPFALILASYVCIVTAILRIPSLDGKQKAIHTCSSHLVSVSLFYGSAIFRYLRPNSGYTSGMDKLLSLLYTVAPALLNPVIYSLRNEQVKAALRKVMDRHTASQNM; from the coding sequence ATGACAGGGGGGAATGACACAGTTATAATGGAATTCACACTTCTGGGGCTCTTTCACCATCCTGAGCTGCAGCCCCTACTCTTCCTCGCCTTCCTCACCATCTACATCCTCACCCTGATGGGGAATGCTCTGGTTATCCTTGCCACAGTGTCCGACCCTGTCCTCcgcacccccatgtacttcttcctccgGAACTTGGCCTTTCTGGAGATCTGCTACACCTCGGTCACCATCCCCAAGATGCTGGTCAACCTTCTCTTGGAGAAGAAAACCATCTCTTTCTCTGGCTGTGCCACCCAGATgtacttcttcctcttctttGGCACCGCAGTGTGTTACCTCCTGGCCGTCATGTCTTATGACCGCTACGTAGCCATCTGCAACCCTTTGCACTACCCAGCCCTCATGAGCAGGAGgctctgcctcctgctggtctcagGATGCTGGGTCACTGGCATGTTTGTGTCCCTTGGGCAAACAGCTCTGATATTCAGCGTGCCCTTCTGCGGCTCTAACGTCATCAACCACTTCTTCTGCGACGTGCCGCCACTGGTGAACCTGCTCTGCCCGGACTCCCGCGTGAATGAAGTGGAGAAAGTTCTAATTAATGTCCTGGTCATCGTCATCCCCTTCGCGCTCATCCTGGCCTCCTATGTTTGCATTGTCACTGCCATCCTGAGGATCCCATCACTGGATGGGAAACAGAAGGCCATCCACACATGTTCCTCCCACCTCGTCTCTGTTTCCCTGTTCTACGGCAGTGCTATCTTTAGGTACTTGAGACCCAACTCTGGTTACACGTCGGGCATGGATAAATTGCTCTCTCTGCTCTACACGGTGGCACCTGCCCTGCTGAATCCTgttatctacagcctgaggaacgaGCAGGTGAAAGCGGCACTGAGAAAAGTGATGGACCGACACACAGCTTCTCAAAACATGTGA